The following proteins come from a genomic window of Bradyrhizobium paxllaeri:
- a CDS encoding FAD-dependent oxidoreductase — MVEERFDAIVVGAGMAGNAAALTMAKRGMKVLQLERGEYSGSKNVRAAILDGDIMEQLAPDFREGAPLERRLVEQRFWLLDSRSHVGLRYRFNDCNDKRPNQYIVIRAVFDKWFSRKVREAGATVLYQSTVTELAQNCRGRVIGVRTDRQDGIIHADVVVLAEGANGWLGTRAGLRERLTPDHIALQVKEMHLLPREIIESRFNLKRDEGVIIEAAGTISRGMTGMGFIYANRECLSLGIGCLVSDLQRTGETPYGLLERFKRHPSILPLINGSELKEYSAHLIPKRGYNTIPQLYGKGWVVVGDAAELNNTGDCGRLNLAIISGRIAAEAIFRVKSRGARSTSSTLSLYKKMLNESYEDLKNDKYMPALIHTQPENFLLSYPQLVSKAIVNFARIGVGPKAGESKPDSKSFCDMWSWTGLFGDGFRLPRAWR, encoded by the coding sequence ATGGTCGAAGAGAGGTTCGATGCCATCGTGGTTGGCGCCGGAATGGCCGGCAACGCGGCGGCGCTGACCATGGCCAAGCGTGGCATGAAGGTACTGCAGCTCGAGCGCGGCGAATATTCCGGATCAAAGAACGTGCGGGCTGCCATCCTCGATGGGGACATCATGGAACAGCTGGCCCCCGATTTCCGCGAGGGCGCGCCGCTCGAGCGCCGCCTTGTCGAGCAGCGATTTTGGTTATTGGATAGCCGCTCCCATGTCGGGCTGCGCTACCGCTTCAACGACTGCAATGACAAGCGACCGAATCAGTATATCGTTATCCGCGCAGTATTCGATAAATGGTTCTCCCGGAAGGTGAGGGAGGCCGGTGCCACGGTCTTGTACCAGAGTACAGTTACGGAGTTGGCGCAGAATTGTCGCGGCCGCGTCATTGGTGTGCGTACCGACCGCCAGGATGGCATAATCCACGCCGATGTAGTGGTGCTCGCCGAGGGCGCCAATGGCTGGCTCGGGACGCGCGCGGGCTTGCGCGAGCGGTTGACGCCCGACCATATTGCGCTGCAGGTCAAGGAAATGCACCTCTTGCCGCGCGAGATCATCGAATCTCGATTCAATCTCAAGCGCGACGAAGGGGTCATCATCGAGGCTGCCGGCACCATCTCGCGCGGCATGACGGGCATGGGTTTTATCTATGCGAATAGGGAGTGCCTCTCGCTCGGCATCGGCTGCCTCGTCTCCGACCTCCAGCGAACGGGCGAAACGCCTTACGGGCTACTCGAACGCTTCAAACGTCATCCGTCGATTCTGCCGCTAATCAACGGCTCAGAGCTCAAGGAATATTCCGCGCACCTCATCCCGAAACGCGGCTACAACACCATACCCCAGCTCTACGGCAAAGGCTGGGTGGTGGTTGGGGATGCCGCCGAACTCAACAATACCGGCGATTGTGGACGTCTGAACCTTGCGATTATCTCTGGAAGAATTGCAGCGGAAGCGATCTTCCGTGTAAAGTCGCGCGGTGCTCGCAGCACGTCGAGTACTCTTTCACTGTACAAGAAGATGCTGAATGAATCGTATGAGGATCTGAAAAACGACAAGTATATGCCAGCGCTTATCCATACCCAGCCGGAGAACTTTCTCCTCAGCTATCCGCAGCTCGTCTCGAAGGCCATCGTGAACTTCGCACGCATCGGCGTCGGGCCAAAGGCGGGGGAGAGCAAGCCGGATTCAAAATCCTTTTGTGATATGTGGTCGTGGACCGGACTCTTCGGCGATGGCTTCCGCTTGCCGCGCGCCTGGCGCTGA
- a CDS encoding electron transfer flavoprotein subunit beta/FixA family protein, producing MHNVVCIKQVPDSAQIRVHPVTNTIMRQGVPTIINPYDLFALEAALELRDKFGGEITVLTMGPPSAEDSLRKALTFGADRAVLLTDRCFAGADTLATTYALATAIRKIGKEYGPPDLIFTGKQTIDGDTAQVGPGVAKRLGVLQLTYVAKIRALDLAARTIETERRSEGGVQVLRTRLPCLITMLEATNQIRRGAMDDALRAARAPIVKWSAQEAGVEDISKCGLKGSPTVVKRVFAPSARAEKAMLVEAAEQPAQALIDAIFKHQPKLEADLAALARDA from the coding sequence ATGCACAACGTCGTCTGCATCAAGCAGGTTCCCGACTCCGCGCAGATCCGCGTGCACCCCGTGACCAACACGATCATGCGTCAGGGCGTGCCCACCATCATTAATCCATACGACCTCTTCGCGCTCGAGGCCGCGTTGGAGTTGCGCGATAAGTTCGGTGGCGAGATCACTGTCCTTACAATGGGGCCGCCATCAGCGGAGGACTCATTACGCAAAGCGCTGACCTTTGGCGCCGATCGCGCCGTACTGCTCACCGACCGCTGCTTTGCGGGCGCCGATACGCTGGCAACGACTTACGCGCTCGCGACCGCCATCCGCAAAATCGGCAAGGAATATGGCCCGCCGGACCTTATCTTCACCGGTAAGCAGACCATCGACGGCGACACCGCGCAGGTTGGGCCCGGCGTCGCGAAGCGGCTCGGTGTGCTGCAGCTTACCTACGTCGCAAAGATCAGGGCGCTGGATCTCGCTGCGCGCACAATAGAAACAGAACGGCGCTCCGAAGGTGGCGTCCAAGTGCTCCGCACCAGGCTGCCGTGTCTCATCACCATGCTCGAGGCAACCAACCAGATTCGCCGCGGTGCCATGGACGATGCATTGCGTGCCGCCCGAGCGCCGATCGTGAAATGGAGCGCCCAGGAGGCTGGCGTCGAGGACATCTCCAAATGCGGTCTCAAGGGCTCGCCAACCGTCGTCAAGCGTGTCTTCGCGCCGTCCGCGCGTGCTGAGAAGGCGATGCTGGTAGAGGCGGCCGAGCAGCCGGCGCAAGCATTGATCGACGCCATCTTCAAGCACCAGCCCAAGCTAGAAGCCGACCTTGCGGCGCTAGCTCGCGATGCCTGA
- a CDS encoding GFA family protein, which produces MEIPLFVRGDRRLARLKRSLSLSLSLSLYARTRMTLSQPSSSKLDQPSEIPVGEHLARRARDLHGAHPFAAEISKDQVASLLPEYFAMSQAFPYLQAGSQKDLVFEAMHRNRELPKDVELTSVVANFICWDETGGHSRVLQGGNAALPSILETEYFHSKLFRRDASRLLGRAIQPNYSTRTSRYLRALYHGLSSRDAIVRCAHMVAFELHAAEMIQALWTTLVKTFDARSDDLEYFQAHVGGEDPAEKYHGEMTTRLISELVPADCNNRFLDEFDRAYGLSLEWCRNLVGSYSPRGNSGAEVEHSGRCHCGSVKFYVRAPAEISAVKCSCSICQMSGFVHMLVADDKLRIECGENVLTTYQFNKNIARHTFCRFCGVKPFYRPRSNPAGFSVNVRCLDKTTIESIEVEDFDGENWDLAIRSLHAD; this is translated from the coding sequence ATGGAAATCCCGCTCTTTGTCCGGGGTGATCGCAGGCTAGCGCGGCTTAAGCGCTCTCTCTCTCTCTCTCTCTCTCTCTCTCTCTATGCCCGGACTCGAATGACGCTATCCCAACCTTCTTCTTCTAAACTGGATCAACCTTCAGAGATACCGGTCGGCGAGCACTTGGCGCGCAGAGCCCGGGATCTGCATGGCGCCCATCCGTTTGCTGCGGAAATCTCCAAAGATCAGGTAGCCAGTCTACTACCTGAATACTTCGCGATGTCACAGGCGTTCCCATATCTGCAGGCGGGATCGCAAAAGGATCTCGTATTCGAGGCAATGCACCGCAATCGAGAGCTCCCGAAGGACGTTGAGCTGACCAGTGTGGTCGCAAACTTTATCTGTTGGGATGAAACGGGAGGACACAGTCGGGTTCTCCAGGGCGGCAACGCTGCGCTACCCAGTATTCTGGAGACAGAATACTTCCACTCAAAGCTCTTTAGAAGAGATGCGTCGCGCCTACTTGGCCGCGCAATACAGCCTAACTACAGCACCAGAACGAGCCGGTACCTTCGTGCGCTATATCATGGCTTGTCGTCGCGAGATGCCATAGTCCGCTGCGCCCACATGGTCGCCTTCGAGCTACATGCTGCGGAGATGATCCAGGCACTGTGGACTACTTTAGTCAAGACGTTTGATGCGCGATCTGACGATCTTGAGTATTTCCAGGCCCATGTCGGCGGCGAGGATCCTGCGGAGAAATATCACGGAGAGATGACAACCAGGCTCATTAGCGAACTGGTTCCTGCCGACTGCAATAACCGTTTCTTGGATGAATTCGATCGGGCGTATGGTCTCAGCTTAGAGTGGTGCCGCAATCTAGTCGGAAGTTATTCGCCTCGCGGAAATAGTGGGGCGGAGGTGGAACACAGCGGCCGCTGTCATTGTGGATCTGTCAAGTTCTACGTACGAGCGCCAGCAGAGATTTCTGCAGTGAAGTGCAGTTGCTCGATCTGCCAAATGTCAGGATTTGTGCACATGCTCGTTGCCGATGACAAGCTCAGGATTGAATGCGGCGAAAACGTCCTCACTACATACCAGTTCAATAAGAACATCGCTCGGCATACGTTTTGTCGGTTTTGTGGCGTAAAGCCATTTTATCGACCGCGATCGAACCCTGCAGGATTCAGCGTAAATGTTCGATGCCTAGATAAAACGACGATCGAAAGCATAGAAGTAGAGGATTTCGACGGCGAGAATTGGGATTTGGCGATCCGTTCGTTGCACGCGGATTAG
- a CDS encoding class I adenylate-forming enzyme family protein — protein MVDLCTLIERNAAFSPDKPAIHFEGETLSYASFNQMIEQVARALKSQLGVERGDRVAILSLNRPDHLVLLYACARLGAMLVPLNWRLAVAEQLFILSDADAKVLVVEHAFEALLPALADQLPDIFVVGLDFAPLGGSRWDGLLDRGHGDGRNPHTDLSCPLLIVYTSGTTGRPKGAVLSQETLLWNGMMSQHMHGITSADHVLTVLPLFHVGGLNIQTTPALHHGATVTIHTRFTPEATLAAIGRDRPTLTVLVPATIQALTEHPQWSTTDLTSLRAISAGSTMVPQHLIERFVARSVPVLQVYGSTETCPIAVYTRLGGDLSREGTTGLPGLCCEVEIINDAGNKQPPGTLGEIVVRGPNVFCEYWGNQDATGEALHNGWYHTGDIGRRDADGYFWVQDRKKNLIISGGENIYPAEVERVLMEHPDVAECAVIGRPDSRWDEVPVAYVIRRSSARIEAEALSAHMQSQLARFKVPREIIFTEELPRTALGKIQHYMLKELDARSTRQRDTK, from the coding sequence ATGGTTGATCTCTGCACGCTGATTGAGCGCAACGCGGCGTTCTCTCCCGACAAGCCGGCGATCCATTTCGAGGGCGAGACCTTAAGTTACGCGAGTTTCAATCAAATGATCGAGCAGGTCGCTCGCGCCCTAAAAAGCCAGCTTGGTGTCGAGAGAGGCGATCGCGTCGCGATCCTTAGTCTTAACCGGCCTGACCATCTGGTGCTGCTCTATGCCTGCGCGCGGCTCGGCGCAATGCTCGTGCCATTGAATTGGAGGCTTGCGGTCGCTGAGCAGCTCTTCATCCTATCCGACGCTGACGCCAAGGTGCTGGTGGTCGAGCACGCCTTCGAGGCGCTCCTGCCAGCCCTGGCCGATCAACTACCGGATATCTTTGTCGTTGGCTTGGATTTTGCGCCTCTTGGCGGAAGCAGATGGGATGGCCTGCTAGACCGAGGGCACGGCGACGGTCGCAATCCGCACACGGACCTGTCCTGTCCGCTTCTGATCGTCTATACCTCGGGCACCACCGGGCGGCCGAAAGGGGCTGTGCTGAGCCAGGAGACCTTGCTGTGGAATGGGATGATGAGTCAGCACATGCATGGCATCACCTCGGCAGACCACGTCTTAACAGTGTTGCCGCTGTTCCACGTGGGTGGCCTCAACATCCAGACGACGCCAGCTTTGCATCACGGCGCGACCGTTACGATTCACACGCGGTTTACGCCAGAGGCGACGCTCGCTGCGATCGGGCGCGACCGGCCAACGCTGACTGTCCTGGTGCCTGCCACGATTCAAGCCCTGACCGAGCATCCCCAGTGGTCGACCACCGACCTCACCTCACTCAGAGCGATTTCCGCCGGCTCAACCATGGTGCCGCAGCACCTGATCGAACGCTTCGTCGCACGCAGCGTACCAGTGTTGCAGGTGTATGGGTCCACGGAGACGTGCCCAATTGCTGTCTATACGAGACTGGGCGGTGATCTCTCGCGTGAGGGTACGACTGGCCTGCCCGGCCTTTGCTGCGAAGTGGAAATCATCAATGATGCGGGGAACAAGCAGCCGCCAGGAACCCTGGGCGAGATCGTAGTGCGCGGGCCTAATGTCTTCTGCGAATATTGGGGCAATCAAGACGCAACGGGCGAGGCGCTGCATAATGGCTGGTATCACACGGGCGACATCGGCCGCCGCGATGCCGATGGATATTTCTGGGTGCAGGATCGCAAGAAGAATCTGATCATTTCCGGCGGAGAAAACATTTACCCGGCGGAAGTCGAGCGTGTGCTTATGGAGCATCCCGATGTCGCAGAATGCGCTGTCATCGGTCGGCCCGATTCGCGCTGGGATGAAGTACCAGTGGCATATGTGATCAGAAGGTCAAGCGCACGGATTGAAGCAGAAGCGCTGAGCGCGCACATGCAGTCGCAGCTCGCCCGTTTCAAAGTGCCGCGCGAAATCATTTTCACGGAAGAACTGCCGAGAACGGCGCTCGGCAAGATCCAGCATTATATGCTGAAAGAACTCGATGCGCGATCAACTCGGCAAAGAGACACCAAATAA
- a CDS encoding SDR family NAD(P)-dependent oxidoreductase: MVLTGASRGIGHATGKLFSEAGWRIISCARQPFDGGRCPWKSGADNHIQVDLSNHRMLPRAIAEIKERLAGAPLHGLINNAGISPKTPNGTRLTALTTSVETWMKVFHLNLVAPILLAQGLFEELKAASGSIVNVTSIAGSRVHPFAGSAYATSKAALACLTREMAHDYAPHGIRVNAIAPGEIKTDILSPNTEARLVPNIPLRRVGTPEEVAKVIFFLCSDAASYVTGTEVPINGGQHL; this comes from the coding sequence CTGGTGCTAACCGGCGCGTCGCGCGGCATTGGTCACGCCACCGGAAAGCTGTTTTCGGAAGCGGGCTGGCGCATCATTTCTTGCGCGCGCCAACCATTCGATGGCGGGCGCTGCCCGTGGAAGTCAGGGGCCGACAACCATATCCAGGTCGACCTCAGCAACCATCGCATGCTGCCGCGCGCCATCGCCGAGATCAAGGAGCGCCTCGCAGGCGCGCCATTGCACGGCTTGATCAACAATGCCGGCATTTCACCGAAGACGCCGAATGGCACTCGACTGACGGCGTTGACGACGTCAGTCGAAACCTGGATGAAGGTGTTCCACCTCAATCTGGTGGCGCCGATTCTGCTCGCGCAAGGCCTGTTTGAAGAGCTCAAAGCAGCGTCAGGATCGATTGTCAACGTGACCTCAATCGCAGGGTCCCGAGTGCACCCGTTTGCCGGCTCCGCCTACGCGACATCGAAAGCCGCGCTCGCGTGTCTCACGCGCGAAATGGCGCACGACTATGCACCGCATGGCATTCGCGTGAATGCGATCGCGCCCGGCGAGATCAAGACCGATATTTTGTCGCCGAACACGGAAGCGCGTCTTGTACCAAATATTCCGCTGCGCCGAGTGGGCACACCCGAAGAAGTCGCGAAGGTCATCTTCTTCCTATGCTCGGATGCGGCAAGCTATGTCACGGGCACCGAGGTGCCGATCAATGGCGGCCAACACCTGTGA
- the nifA gene encoding nif-specific transcriptional activator NifA, which yields MQHNIRKSEQDDREDGHNNGDVVMLHIPSVRERPNSNSETDDALPNVPLYESAIIGIFEISKVLTAPCRLEVTLANVVDLLQSFVQMRHGIVSLFHDDGVPDITVGAGWSEGSDERFRMRLPQKVIDEIVASDKSLVAENVAVHPSFSAADKEVLGASDDTPVSFIGVPIRIDANVVGTLTIDRILDNASSDRLDYDVRLLTMIANLAGQTVKLHRLFACDRERLMAEKDRLQKELTELKQPARERKKVHVEGIIGDSPALRRLLEKIAVVAKSNSTVLLRGESGTGKELVAKAIHERSARAKRPFIKLNCAALPETVLESELFGHEKGAFTSAFTARKGRFELADKGTLFLDEIGEISASFQAKLLRVLQEQEFERVGGNQTIKVDVRVIAATNKNLEEAVARNEFRADLYYRISVVPLLLPPLRERRGDIPLLATEFLRNFNRENGRTLTFDASAVEVLTNCGFPGNVRELENCVQRTATLTPGPSIVRDDFACCHGQCLSAMLWKSGSEEMALQSGPIRPVPAKPAAPPAETATSIPPFGSELAPLAPVGAALVGGAKMADRERVIAAMERSGWVQAKAARLLGLTPRQIGYALRKYGVEIKRF from the coding sequence ATGCAACACAATATTCGCAAATCCGAACAGGATGACAGGGAGGATGGTCATAACAACGGAGACGTCGTCATGCTGCATATCCCTTCCGTGCGCGAAAGGCCTAACTCAAACTCCGAGACGGACGACGCGCTCCCTAATGTGCCGTTGTACGAGAGCGCGATTATCGGGATCTTCGAAATATCGAAAGTGCTCACCGCACCCTGCCGGCTAGAAGTCACGCTGGCCAACGTCGTCGATCTTCTGCAATCGTTTGTGCAGATGCGGCACGGCATCGTCTCTCTGTTCCACGATGATGGCGTGCCGGACATTACCGTGGGCGCCGGCTGGAGCGAAGGGAGCGACGAGCGCTTCCGGATGCGCCTGCCGCAGAAGGTAATCGACGAGATCGTGGCGTCCGACAAGTCGCTCGTGGCCGAAAACGTAGCAGTGCATCCGAGCTTTAGTGCTGCGGACAAGGAGGTGCTCGGGGCCTCCGACGACACGCCAGTTTCGTTCATCGGCGTTCCCATTCGCATCGATGCGAATGTCGTGGGCACGCTGACGATCGATCGCATCCTAGACAACGCGTCGAGCGACCGGCTCGATTACGACGTCCGGCTGCTCACAATGATCGCCAACCTAGCGGGGCAGACAGTGAAGCTGCATCGGCTGTTCGCGTGTGACCGCGAGCGACTGATGGCGGAGAAGGACCGGCTGCAAAAGGAATTGACCGAGCTCAAACAGCCTGCGCGGGAGCGCAAGAAGGTTCATGTCGAGGGGATTATTGGCGACAGCCCGGCGCTGCGCAGGCTGCTCGAGAAGATCGCGGTCGTAGCCAAATCAAACAGCACGGTGCTGTTGCGCGGCGAGTCGGGTACCGGAAAGGAGCTGGTCGCTAAGGCCATTCACGAGCGGTCGGCGCGCGCCAAGCGGCCCTTCATAAAACTCAATTGCGCGGCGCTGCCTGAGACGGTACTGGAATCCGAATTGTTCGGTCATGAGAAGGGGGCCTTTACCAGCGCGTTCACTGCGCGCAAAGGCCGCTTTGAGCTCGCCGACAAGGGAACGCTATTTTTGGACGAGATCGGCGAGATCTCGGCCTCATTCCAGGCAAAGCTGTTGCGCGTACTGCAGGAGCAGGAATTCGAGCGCGTCGGTGGCAACCAGACCATTAAGGTCGATGTTCGCGTGATTGCCGCCACGAATAAGAACCTGGAAGAGGCGGTGGCAAGGAACGAGTTCCGCGCCGACCTCTATTATCGCATCAGCGTGGTCCCCTTGTTGCTGCCGCCGTTGCGCGAAAGGCGCGGTGATATTCCGCTCCTCGCGACCGAGTTTCTCAGGAATTTCAACAGAGAGAACGGCCGCACGCTTACCTTCGATGCAAGCGCGGTTGAAGTACTGACGAACTGCGGTTTTCCCGGAAACGTCCGCGAGCTTGAGAATTGCGTGCAGCGTACCGCCACTCTGACACCAGGACCATCGATCGTGAGAGACGACTTTGCCTGCTGCCACGGCCAGTGCCTTTCCGCGATGCTGTGGAAGAGCGGATCGGAAGAGATGGCGCTGCAGTCGGGGCCGATCCGACCAGTGCCCGCTAAGCCCGCCGCGCCGCCGGCCGAGACTGCTACATCGATCCCGCCTTTCGGCAGCGAGCTCGCCCCGCTGGCACCGGTCGGCGCAGCTCTTGTAGGTGGTGCGAAGATGGCAGATCGCGAGCGTGTCATCGCGGCCATGGAAAGATCCGGCTGGGTACAGGCAAAGGCGGCGCGCCTGCTTGGACTTACGCCGCGCCAAATTGGCTACGCCCTGAGGAAATATGGCGTCGAGATCAAGCGCTTCTAA
- a CDS encoding 2OG-Fe(II) oxygenase, which yields MSDKRGLLSEDAIAEYRAELADRGTVLIAPDTLFTKDELTRIDQLQCDVPEEQVRKGDAGDCHNVFVKRVRLDHAGHNPSNVNGTASAQIIKLLERNERVSALRRIFGASSEYVIRRCQMHRMPPGSFVGIHLDAESDPDFEYSVIVQLTTEFEGGEFVVYPTDRKRQVFRPHFGTVLITTCRFWHEVRKVHAGERRSLVYFCSKYDGVNRRIVEDHAARVRSAS from the coding sequence ATGAGCGATAAACGTGGTCTGCTTTCAGAAGATGCCATCGCGGAATACCGTGCAGAGCTGGCAGATAGAGGTACGGTCCTGATTGCCCCCGATACGCTGTTCACCAAAGACGAGTTGACGAGGATCGATCAGCTTCAGTGCGATGTTCCAGAAGAACAGGTTCGGAAGGGAGATGCCGGCGATTGTCACAACGTTTTTGTGAAACGAGTGCGGCTAGATCACGCCGGCCATAATCCTAGCAACGTGAATGGTACAGCTTCAGCGCAGATCATCAAACTACTGGAAAGAAACGAGCGGGTCTCTGCGCTCAGAAGGATCTTCGGAGCGTCATCGGAGTACGTGATTCGCCGATGCCAAATGCATCGCATGCCGCCTGGGTCCTTCGTTGGTATCCATTTAGATGCTGAGAGCGACCCCGACTTCGAATATTCTGTAATTGTTCAGCTCACGACAGAGTTCGAGGGCGGTGAGTTCGTCGTGTATCCAACCGACCGCAAACGGCAGGTGTTTCGTCCACACTTTGGGACAGTGCTTATCACAACATGTAGGTTCTGGCATGAGGTAAGGAAGGTGCACGCGGGGGAGCGTCGGTCACTCGTCTACTTTTGTTCAAAATACGACGGTGTGAACCGCCGGATAGTCGAAGACCATGCCGCTCGCGTGCGGTCGGCTAGCTAG